AATTCTCGCTCACGTCAGTTAAAGTAAGCTTCTTCGGATACAGTAATCAGACATTAGTTAATTAATTAATTAATTAATTTAATAGTTAGATCTAAGAATAGCGAGTAGATGAATTTATGATTGTGTGAAGTACAAATTAATTAATAGTCAAGAGGCAAGTTAGATATCATTTAGCTGTGCCAACTTGCCTCGAAATTAACATTAATATTCTAATGATTTTCCTGCTGCTTTCCAGCCTTTTACGCTGGGGGGATAGCCTAATACATTGTCATAACCTAATAAATGGAGCGTTGCCAGCCCAATTGCGGTGCGATAACCAACCGTGCAATATAAAATTACGGGTCGGTCAGTGGCAATTTTATCTTGCTGTTTGGCTAAGTTTCGTAGCGGAATATTAATGGCATTGAGAATATGTCCACTGGCATACTCTAAAGGTTCGCGGACATCAATCAGTTGCGCATCTTTTTTCTTCACCAGATTTTCAATTTCATCGACTTCTTTAACGGTATAATATCCGCTCGGAATATTACTTAAAAAATCATCCACTGCTGTTTCAACTTCTGAGGAAATTGTTGCTGCCATTGCATTATTTTGAGGACTGATCTGGGGCAGCAAAGGACTGCTAATTCCCAGCCAGAGGAAACAACTGAAACCGATTATTATTAAACGCTTTAACATGAGCTTGACTCTCTACATTTTTGTGAATTGAAGTAAATATTTTTGCTTGATTTTTTAATTGCACAAGCTAATCCCTAATTTAATAAATATATAGTTATGCTTGATCTATCGAAAGTTAGGTCATGAAAGAATCAATAAATGCGATTAATGAATTAGCTGTGGTACATTGCAATGGTTTGGTGAAGATTAGGGAACAGGTTAGGAGTTCAAAGTCATTCCACTTATGAAGAAGAAGACAGTTTAAATATGTCTTAGCTTAAGAAATTGGCGTATCGAAACTAGAAATGAATGTTACTTAAGCACAATCTTTCCTGTTGAAAGCAGCGACGACAAGTTATCTTCTCCACCAAAAGAGGGAATGATCCCGAAAAAACGATTGAAATTTGAGGAATTGGTATCTTTTTTTACGATAAAACTCTTCTCGAATTAGCTAATTTAGGGGTTGAGAGTAGCTTGCTGCTTGCGGATCATTTTGACCAACGGTTAGAGTCGGTGCCTTTCGCTTAGAAATCCGTAATCTCTAACTCACTTGCGAAAAGGAAGGAAACATGATGCAAGTTATTGATTGTAATTATTCAGAGTGTTTACGTGACCAGGTAATGGCATTTAGTGTTGATCCTGCCGCATCCATTCCTTGGATTGTCCGTTTACTGGAAAATTCTCAGAGTCCATTGGCATTACCAGGAGATATTAGTTTATTTAACCACGATTGCTTACATATTTTATTAGGGCGCGATCGCGCTCCTGAAAGTGAAGCTTATGTGATTGGATTCACAATGGGGAATGATGCCAAGTGTCAACGAATTCATTTGTGGATCTTTAAGATTTTTGCGTTATTGTTTTACCCCCAGAAATATCGCTTACGTTGGTCTGATTTAAAAGAATTTGATCGCGGGGTTAGGGATGGTCGTCAGGTAGAGGTCAAAAACTTAAACCAAATTGACTTCTCTCATTTACAAGATTATTCTGTCAAGGAGTTAAGAGCGCAGTTTCATCTTTCTTCTCTCATCCAGTAATTTTTGACCGTTTGAACAGTCGATAGCAGCAAGATAAAATTCCCTCAGCGCTGGCAATTTTATCTTGCTATAGGCGTCTAATCCTTTTTTCGCGGGTGCCTAAATTTATGATTCTTTTGCCGCAACCGTTTTCCATTCTTGGATCGATAAGGGAGAAACAGCAAGTTGAATCTGTTTCTCATCCTGAGTGGGCAAAGAAAAGATAATTTCTAGTTCGGTTGGTAATTGGGAAATAATCGATTCCAAATCATATTGACCAATGTTGCCAGCAGGGGCTTGATCCACAAAGGCTTCTTCAGAAATATCTTCCGCGTAGAAGGTTTCGCCAGTGGGAGTTCTCACGGTCAAAGGTTGCGAATGGGCAATTTCAGTGGTGCCGGGAAACCCAGAAAGACGAATTGTAAAGGGATTGGCACCGTCTGCTGTAATGCGCTTAAACGCGATCGCTTGCCACGTTTGATCATAGCGATCAAATAAT
Above is a genomic segment from Cyanobacteria bacterium GSL.Bin1 containing:
- a CDS encoding DUF3122 domain-containing protein; its protein translation is MNYLLRQLILGITLIAVVLGLNGIFSQPAHAEIRKLQEDENQVVYQSRQKLFDRYDQTWQAIAFKRITADGANPFTIRLSGFPGTTEIAHSQPLTVRTPTGETFYAEDISEEAFVDQAPAGNIGQYDLESIISQLPTELEIIFSLPTQDEKQIQLAVSPLSIQEWKTVAAKES
- a CDS encoding rhodanese-like domain-containing protein, which produces MLKRLIIIGFSCFLWLGISSPLLPQISPQNNAMAATISSEVETAVDDFLSNIPSGYYTVKEVDEIENLVKKKDAQLIDVREPLEYASGHILNAINIPLRNLAKQQDKIATDRPVILYCTVGYRTAIGLATLHLLGYDNVLGYPPSVKGWKAAGKSLEY